GGTTCCGGACAGGATATTTTCAATAACCTTGGTCTTGATGATATTGAGAACATTACCATCCTGAAAGATGCCTCTGCTTCTATCTATGGTCTGCGCGCCAGTAACGGTGTGGTGCTTGTCACGACCAAGAAGGGAAAGAAAAATGAAAGACCGAGTATCAACTTATCCGGCTACTACGGTTTTCAGAACTTCACCCGTTATCCTTATCCTGCGAATGCGGGACAATACGTTCGGGCACTCGTTGAGTCAGAGCAGAACCTCGGCCGTGATCCGTCACTACTGTACAATCCCGGTGAACTGGCCAAATGGGAAGCCGGTACAGAAAAAGGATATAAAAGTTATGACTATTACAAGGAAGTCCTTCGTCCGAATGTACCCCAGTCCTACATCAGCGCCAATGCCTCCGGTGGTTCGCAGCGTTCCAGCTATTATATGTCTGTCAGCCGCCTGAGCCAGGAAGCGCTGATCAAAGACTTTACCTTCGAACGTACCAATCTGCAGGCAAATATGGAGGCTAGTCTGGCAAAAGGACTGAAGGTCGGTACACAGATCAGCGGTCGCCTCGAGAAACGCCATAACGTAGGCGTACCAGGGCTGGATGACTATTTCAATCCACTCCTCAGTATCTTCAGTATGTGGCCTACTGAGAGCCCTTATGCGAACGATAATCCAAAGTACATCAATCAGACGCATAATGTGAACGTGAACCCTGTAACCTACAGAGACGATATCACGGGTTATGTAGATGAGTGGTGGAGAGGTATGAACGTCAATCTCAATGCACAGTACGATTTTGACTTCGGACTAAGTGTGAAAGGCGTGTATTCCTATAATTATCTCAATGAGGAATTCGACGGATTTGAATATACCTGGAATGCTTATAAGTATGATCCGCTCACGGACACCTATAACACAGAACCGGGCTTCGGTAATCAGAACCCCTGGCGTGAAAGACACAAGCGTAATGTCATCTCCCGTTACGCACAGTTCCAGCTGAGTTACGCCCGTAAATTCGGTTCGCATAACCTCTCTGCTGTTGCGGCATATGAGCTGTCTGACTATGACAACTCCTACTATGTTGTACATACGATCCCTACCAATAACTATGTGCCTGTACAGTACCTTGTCGAACAGGATTATCTGTCGGATGAATGGAACCTGGAAGCAAGAGCAGGATACATAGGCAGGATTAACTATGACTTCAAATCAAAATACCTGATAGAGGTACTGGGCCGTTATGATGGTTCTTATCTCTATGCCAGAGGTAAGCGCTGGGGCTTTTTTCCGGGTGTGTCACTCGGCTGGAGGGTCTCTGAAGAACCCTGGCTGAAAGGCCGTTTTGGGAATGTGCTGAATGACCTGAAACTGAGAGCGTCTTATGGTGAGACCGGTAGTGAGATAGGCTTCTCCAATGGTAATCCGCCGAACGCTTTCGACTACATGGCGGGGTATAACTTCAACCAGGGAGGAGCGGTCATGAATGGTGGTTATGTGATCGGGTTAAGGCCACGTGGTTTGCCGGTGACAGAATTATCCTGGGTGAAAAATAAAAGTATTAATGCAGGTATCGACTTTACATTGTTCAACAATAGTGTGAGTGGTCAGATAGATGTGTTTGAACGCCGCCGTTCCGGTTTGCCTGCTGCCCGCTATGATGTGCTGTTACCCAGTGAAGTAGGTTATTCTTTACCTAATGCGAACCTCAATGCCGACGCTACCAGGGGTATTGAAGGTATGGTCACCTATAGCGGCAAAAAGGGGGATGTGAACTATTCTATTGGTGTCAATGCGACATATGCACGGCTGAGAAGCGTAAGTACCTATAAGCCCCGCTTCGGTAATGCATGGGATAAATACCGTAACGCTATAGAAGACCGCTGGTCGAATGTAACATGGGGCTACCATGTGATCGGCCGCTTTGAATCAGAAGAGCAGATCAAAAACTATGGTATCAATAACGACGGACAGGGTAACCGCACCGAGTTGCCTGGCGATTTTATGTATGAGGACGTAAATGGTGATAAGATCATCAATGGGCTTGATCAGCGTCCTATTGGTTATGCGCAGGGTGCGCAGCCTTACGTAAGTTTCGGTATCAATGGTAGTGTAGCCTGGAAAGGGATCTCCCTGCGTTTTGATTTTGCTGGCGCTACCATGCAGTCTTACCTGCGCGACTGGGAACTGCGTTATCCGTTCCAGAACAATGGTTCTTCTCCTGCCTATATGCTGACAGACCGCTGGCACAGGGAAGACCCGTATAACCCCGACAGTAAATGGATCGGTGGCAAATATCCTGCTATCAGAAAGGATAACACTACGCACGTGAACTACGCTGTAAACGATTTCTGGATCACCAATGTAAGGTACATCAGACTTAAAAACCTGGAACTGGGATACAGCTTCTCCCGTGATATGCTGAAACGTATCGGCCTCGCAGGACTGCGTGTATATGTGAACGGCACTAATCTGTTCTCCCTCGATAATGTAAAAGAGTATGAGATCGATCCGGAGATCAGCTCTACAAACGGGTTGGTGTATCCGCAACAACGCCTGTACAACTTTGGTTTTAACGTATCCTTTTAACGCTTATTAACTACAGCAATCATGAAACGAAATTATATATACAGCCTGATGGTAACAGGTTTGTTCCTGCTGACCAGTTGTATGAAAGACTGGCTGGACAGAGAGCCACGTACCATCCTCTCCGATGAACAGGTATGGAACGACCCTAAACAGATCGTCGCTTTGCTGGCGAATTTCTATGACAGGATCCCTGCGGAGAGTGGATTGACAGACATAAACGACGGTGCTGACGGCAGGTTATTCCAGTGGCGTAACATGGCGAATTATGACGAGGGAATGTGGAGTGGACAGTCCAATGAAGATGGCCGTAATAACATCACTTCCTATGGCTTTAACAGCTGGTATCTCTGGAACTATACATATATCAGGGATATTAACCTGGCGCTGGAGAACATTGAGAAATATGGTGTGTCACTATCTGCAACGGCAAAGCAGCAGTACTCCGCGGAACTGCGTTTCCTGCGTGCATTGAATTACTTCAATCTGGTAAAGAGAATGGGCGGTGTACCATTGGTTACTACACAACTGATCTATGATTACTCAGGTAATGTGAGCAATCTGCAATTACCACGCGCGAAAGAGTCAGAAGTATACGATTTCATCGCGGCCGAAGTAGACGCTATTAAAGAAGTCCTGGGTAACGCCGGTAGCACTACCCGCGCCAACAAATACACGGCGCTGGCATTGAAAAGCCGTGCGATGCTATATGCTGGTTCACTGGCAAAGTACAATGGTCTGATGGCCGCACCTATTACAATGCCTGGCGGAGAGGTCGGTATTCCGGCCGCGCTGGCAGAGAGCTATTATCAGAAGGCACTGGCTGCCTCCAAAGAGATCATTAATGGCGGGCCCTATACCCTTTATAAGAATAACCCCGATGCCGGTGAAAACTTCTACGAGGCGGTGACTAAAAAAGCGAATAACAAGGAGGTGATCTTTGTGAAGGACTTCCTGTTGCCGACCCGCAAACATTGGTTCTCTTATGACAACATCGCCCGCGGCGTAAGAGAAGATAACCTGGGATCATCGTCTGTTGTGCCTTCACTGAACCTGGTGGAGAGCTTTGAATATAAGGATGGGTCAAATGGTGCGTTGAAGATCCGGACTGCTGATAACAGCGACTTTATCTATTATGATAACGTGTCAGATGTCTTTGCAAATAAAGATGCGCGTTTATACGGTACGATCATCTATCCCGGAACATCGTTTAAAAGCCTTGCTGTATCTATCCAGGCAGGCGTGATGGTATGGAACAGCGGACGTAATGCCTATGATGTGGTGGAAGGCAGCGATCTGGGTACGACATACAGTGATGGCAAATTACTGACAGGCACGTCCGGTCCTCATCGTTCCATACAGGAGGTTTCTAATACCGGTTTCTATCTGCGTAAATACATCGACCCGAATGACAAAACCAGTACCCGTGGTGTTCAGAGTGACGTTTGGTGGGTATGGTTCCGTTTGGGAGAGATCTATCTGAATGCAGGAGAGGCCGCTTTTGAACTGGGACTGACCGGCGAGGCGCTGACGTATATCAATGCACTACGTGAGAGAGCTGGCTTTGGTATGAATAGTCTGACATCGCTGACCATCGCGCGTATCCGCAATGAGCGCAGGGTGGAGCTGGCGTTTGAAGATCACCGGCTGTGGGACTTAAAACGCTGGCGGCTGGCCGATAAAGTATGGAATGGAAGTTCCTCTAATCCTGACGCCATGATCTATGCTTTATATCCGTATCGTGTGATCCGCCCGGGAGATGCGAACCGTGATGGCAAGTATGTGTTCGTGAAAATGGTGGCCCCGCGATTCAGGGCGCCGCGTTTCTTCCAGTTGGGGAACTATTATACAGCGATCGATCAGTCGGTGCTGAATAATAATCCGAAGATCATCAAGAATCCATTCCATTAACCTGTTTAAATGAACTGATATGAACAGAATACTATCTCTGCATATACCGGCATTGCTATTACTGGCGCTGGTAATTGGTTGTAAGAAGGACAATTATGAGAAGCCATCCTCGACACTGTCCGGCAAAGTGGTGTATGAGAAAGACGCGATCGGCCTTCGTTCCAACGGCGTGCAGCTGGAATTATGGCAGAAAGGGTTCGAGTTGTTTACAAAGATCCCTGTGTATGTAGCGCAGGATGGTACATTCTCCGCCTCTCTGTTTGATGGGGCATATAAGCTGGTTCGCCTGCCTGGAAATGGACCATGGGTGAATAATACGGACTCTATTGATGTGACTGTGAGCGGTAACACGGTGATAGATGTACCGGTGCAACCTTACTTTGTAGTGAGGAATGCTGCTATCAGCAAAGCGGGATCAACAGCGCTGACGGCGACCTTTTCCATTGGTAAGGTATCTGATGGCAGGGCGTTGGAGTCGGTGACACTTTTTGTGGGTAAGACCAGCATAGTTGACGCAGTTAACAATCTGGGATCAGTAGCGGTAAATGGAGCGGACATTACCGACATAACAGTACCTGTGACAATTAATATGAATATTCCCGGCAGTCTTACCGGACAATCTTTCTTCTATGCCCGTGTAAGTATCAAGACAGCAGGGGTTGCAGAGCAGATCTACTCACAACCTGTTAAGATTGAATAGGTAGGAGTCATAATGATATGAATAAAGTGCGCGCCCCGAAGGTCATACCTTTGGGGCGCTTTGTAATACTCTGTAAACCAGTTCAAGAAACAAAATACCTTCTTTTGTTTTTAAGTATTAATTTTATTCAAAATGCCGAAGATGTACCTGGAAATATTGAAGGAGAACCTACTATCCCGATGGAAACAAGCCTTTATTGAATTTCACCTTTTAGAGGAATTTAAGAACAACATCACTTCAGAAAAATATGTTCCAGGTGTCAGGTATAATCTTGATGATTACGGTACTCCCGCTTTTTTACAACCAGAAGAGAAAGTATTTCCTGTAGGCAGGGTAAGGGAATTGGGCGACTTTCATTTTTATGGATTTACGGCCGACGGATTACCCAGTTATACTTCCTATGCCCATTCTGTGAACAAGCAATATTGGGGCGGATACTATACATATGGCAAAGAATGGGTAGAATATATTGAATATAACCTTAACACCCGCATACCTTCCAGTATCAAGAGAATACAGTTTGATGCACATGGCCGGAAAATAGCCTATCAGTCCCTGATCGTAAATAGCAGGGGAAGTGATGCCAGCTATGAGGACATGACCAATGAGGAGAAGATCCATACCATCATCGATAATGAACATGCCATGTTCTGTAATCTGGAACATTACGAGATCGTAGATGGACGTATTGTGAGAGCCGATTGTCTGAGCATCGTACCTGGTGCAGGAGAATCAAAGTACGAGAACATTTACACCTATGATGAGAGCGGAGAACTGACCGAGATAAGGCATGTGTATGAAACAGGACTGAGCCAGCTGGCCTATGTAAAACCCGATACTGGCCTGGATGTACATGTGCTGATCGATACCGTTGCGGAGCTGATGGCGGCAGCAATTGTGGATACGCTGGTAGAAGACGGTGTTGAAGCGCCACTGGCATTGCTGGAACTGAATTATCATTGTGTGGATGTCTATATACCTTCTTTGTCGCCCCGTTCAGTTGCCTTTACGAAGAAGATCTCAGACCAGCATCCTGATGAAGACATCTTTGATCTGATCTTTCTGGCCACAGAACTGGACCATCCTTTTCTGGATATAAACCGGGAGCAGTTTGAACGTCCTTTTACGCAGCTGATGACGATCATCCGCAGAGAGGAGAAATGGGAAATGGGTACGCTGATGTTACGGAAGGTAGCGCATATACTCACGACGACCCGACTCTCCGGCAGGATACCTGTAGGAGAGGAGTTCGCGGCCTATGCGGTGGACTGGAGTATGGAAATGGAGGACTTTGAAGACGTATTGCGCGAATGCGGTGCAACAGCCACAGCGATCGCTTCCTGGAAGGAGCGGGGATGGTTGTAGGAGTTAAGAAGGAAACATTATTGCATATAAAAGTGCTGTGACAGGATCTCTTCCATAAGCGAAGGTGTCAGTGGTTTGTTTTTGAACGCGGTGACATGCGGGTTTGCAGTGGCGCGGTGTTTATCTTCCGGGTTGAGGGAGGTTGTCAGCATGACAACCACTATATTATTTCCGGCATCATTTTTTAGTTTCGTATACTCTTCGAGGAATTCCCATCCATTTAGCCCGGGCATATTAATATCCAGCAGGATCAGTTCTGGTGGCGGTGCTGCGGTTGTTATCGTACAGTGTTTCAGGTAATCCAGTGCATCCGCGCCATTCCAGGAAACGTGCACATGCTCCGCGCAGTCAAGCCGTTTGATGACCATCTGGTTAATAAAGTTGGTTGCCTCATCGTCTTCGATGAGTAAAATTGAGTTTAGTTTTCGTTTCATGGTTGGTTGGTTATACGGAAATAGTAAAATAGAACTGACTGCCTTCTCCTGGTACAGAATCTACCCAGATCCTTCCGTTATGCATGGCTACAATTTTTTTGCAGTGTGCAAGGCCGATGCCGGTGCCTTCATACGCCGATTTGCTATGCAGCCGCTGGAATATCTCGAAGATCTTCTCTTTGAATCTGGGATCTAAGCCGATGCCATTATCCTGAAATTGAAAGCGCCACCCTTCATCGGTGAGACAGGCAGAAACATTCACATATAGTTGCCGGTTCCTGTCACGGAATTTAATCGCATTGCTCAGCAGGTTCTGGAATAACAGCTTAAGTTCCATCGGGTAAGCGCTTAGTACAGGTAACTGTTTTATGTTAATGATGGCGTTACTGTCATGAATGGCGGACCGGAGATCGGCAATCACCGTCCCCATGATCTCGTTACAATCCACTTGACTATCCAGCTCCGCTTTGCCCAGCCGGGAATAATCCAGGAGTCCTTTTATCAGCTGACTCATACGGTTAACCGACTGTGTAATGAATCGCAGGTAGGTATCTGCATCTTCATCAAGCTTTCCCTGGTACTGTTCTACGATCATTTCTGCCAGACTGCTGATGGAGCGTAATGGTTCCTGCAGGTCATGGGAGGCGATGTAGGTGAATTGTTCAAGTTCCCGGTTCTTATTCTCCAGTTTCTCTGTATATAAATGGTGGTTTTCTTCTGCCAGTCTGTTTTCAGTCAGGTCATGGGTGATTTTCAGAAAGCCTGTCACCTGCCGGTCTGGATCATGCATGGCGGTGATGGTCACATTGCTCCAGAAAAGGGTGCCGTCTTTGCGTACCCGCCATCCTTCATGTTGTACGCGCCCATCATTGAGGGCAGCGTCCAGTAGTAGTTCAGGTACCTGGGCAGTCCTGTCTTTGGCGGTGTAGAATAACCGGAAGTTCTTACCGATAATTTCACTGGCGGTATATCCCTTGATCTTTTCTGCTCCTTTGTTCCAGTTGAGTATATTACCATCCAGATCTAACATGAGGATAGCGTAGTCTTTTACTTCCTCTACCATTTTATGATAGTTCTCTCTGGCCTGTTTTAATGCCAACCTGGTTAGTCGTAGTTGTTGTTCCGCATCCCGGAGTCGTTTACGTAGCGTGCGTCGCCTGTTCATTATCTACTGTCCTCACTTCATAAAAGAGGGTTACAGCCACGAAGGGCTGTAACCAGATGTTCTGAAATAACCACTCTTCTGGGGGGATGTTTAATCAAAAAGTTTACAAAAACTGCAAAATGAATAAGGATAAATATGTTTGTTCTTTAAGTATAGGTGCAAAAAATTGTATGGCATGCGTTAGGTGCAGGCCATGATTAAACCACATAACAAGTATTGTCCCGTAAAATAAATTGTCCCCTTAAAAGAATGTTCTGATATCAACAGATATAGAATTATTCTAATTGATGTTGGTACTTACGTAGAAGATGAGCATATGGATTGCGATAAGAGAAAAAATTAATCACTTATTTTCGGGGAGGGAGTATCTTTGAAGGATAAATAATTAATAACTAACAGTTAATAATGAATGATGATGAATGTAGCTGATAGTTGCGTAAGTGACGGCTATGTTATTAATTGGTAAAAGCTTTATTATGGAATTTGCGCAACCTGACAGGGAGATATTTAATCAGCTGGTGACCATGAAGATGCCATTCGGCAAATACAAAGATGTGTTGCTTTGCGATCTGCCTGTATCCTACCTGGAGTGGTTCCAGCGGAAGGGATTTCCTGACGGAAAACTGGGTATGTTGCTGGCGACAGTGTATGAGATAAAACTGAACGGCCTTACGGGGCTGCTCACTCCCCTTAAAGGGAAATAGAAATTACTGACCATTTACTTCACTTCTTTGAACACGACGATGCCGTTGTGTCCTCCGAAACCGAAAGTATTACTCATTGCCACACTTACTTTTTTATGTATGGCTTCTTTCAGTACGATCGGCAATCCGGCCGGAATGGCAGGGTCCAGTTGTGTCGTATTGATAGTAGGAGGAATAATGTCGTTGTTGATACTGAGAATAGCAGCGATGGCTTCTATTGCACCGGCAGCACCCAATAGATGGCCCGTCATGGATTTTGTCGCACTAATAGAAAGATGAGCAGGTGCTTCGCCGAATAATTGTCTGATAGCTGCCAGTTCACTCAGGTCGCCGACTGGCGTAGAGGTGGCGTGTGCATTCAGATAATCTACGTCCGCAGGTTGGAGCTCCGCATCTTTTAATGCAAACTTCATGGCCTGTAATGCGCCTAATCCTTCCGGATGTGTGGCCGTCATATGATAGGCGTCCGCGGTCATGGCAGCACCTACCAGCTCTGCATAGATATGTGCGCCTCTGGCCACTGCATGTTCATACTCTTCTACTACAAGGGCCGCAGCGCCTTCTCCCATCACGAAGCCATCTCTTTCTGTATCAAAAGGTCTGGAGCCGGTGGCTGGATCATCGTTACGGGTAGACATCGCTTTCATCGCACAGAATCCACCTACGGAAGCTTCTGTGATCGGTGCTTCTGAACCGCCGGTAATGATGACTTTCGCTTTCCCCAGTCTGATGTAGTTCAGCGCATCCATGATAGCTGTATTCGACGTTGCACAGGCAGATACCGTCGTATAATTGATGCCCATTAATCCGAAGCGGATAGAGATCATACCGGAGGCCATATTCGCGATCAGCTTGGGTACGAAGAAAGGATTAAAGCGTGGCAAATAGTTACCATTGGTATACTCTTTTACCTGCTCTTCGAAGGTGAGCATACCTCCCTGTCCGGAACCCCAGATCACACCACTATCAAATGGATCCATCTTGGAGAAGTCCAGTCCGGAGTCGGTCACGGCCTGTTGTGCAGCTACCAGTGCATATTGTGTAAACGGGTCTGTCTTACGTATATCATTTCTGTCCAGGACAGCAGTCGGATCGTAGTCTTTGAGTTCACAGGCAAACTGTGTCCTGAAAGCGTCGGGATTGAACTTCGTGATACGTGCCGCTCCGCTTTTACCTGCTACCAGGTTGTTCCAGAAGTCAGTCACGTTGTTCCCTATCGGAGTAAGGGCGCCAAGGCCGGTGATGACTGCTCTTTTAAGTGTTTGCATGATTTAAATTAAAGATTAGTGACTAGTAATTAGGAATGACGAATTATGAACTGTGAACATGATTGGCCTGAAGCAGGTGATCAGGTATTTCTTTATGCTTCTTAACGTTAGCATGAGAAAAGCTTTTCGATTCGTAATTCGTAATTCCTAATTATTTCTTCAACAGGTCTTTTAATAGCTGACCTGTTATTTTATTAAACGCCTTCGGCCCCATTACTCTGCTCATCAGCAGGGAGGCCAGCAGGTTACTAAGTACGAGTAAGGCCCTGTCATAGGGTTCGCCATCAAACTGAAAGAGTCCTTTCTTTCTGCCGTTGTCAAGGCACTGTGCCGTCCAGTCAGTGAAGGCGGCAGACATGCCCGTTACCTTTTCCTGCAGCGGTTCCGGGAAGGTTTTATAGTCGGGTGATAAAGTCCCCATCAGGCATACGAATCCCTGTTTATGTTTACTGCCGAAAGTGTCAAATAGTTGTTTCAGCTGTTTGTCTTCAGGCATAGCGGCCCACTTCGCAGTATGTACCCTAAAACGTTCAGTTTCAGTATCAATAACTGCAATGCCCAGGTCTGTTTTTGTCGGAAAATGATAATGGATGGCGGCGTTCTTTATCTCCAGCGGATCGGATATATCCTTGTAACTGAAGGCATTATAGCCCCTGGTCCTGATCAGCTGGTCCGCCAGCGCAACTATTTTCTCTTTTGTGTCCTGCATAGAACAGCAAAATTACTTACTTGTAAGTAAGTAAGCAAATTTTCTTAGCTGGCATCTTTTTGGTGCAGCAGAAAAGGAATGAAACATTTGGAATCAGGTAATTAAATATCTTCTGTATGAGTAACGAACATAATCATGATAAAGAGGTGGTAAAAACGCTTGAAGCGCTATTGACAGGAGGACATGCTCATGCCACCTTCGATGATGCCGTAAAAGGGCTGCCTGCTGAGCTGAGAGGGGTAATACCGGAGGGGATCCCATATAGTATCTGGCAACTGGTAGAACATATCAGGATCACACAATGGGACATATTGGAGTTTTCAAGAGATGCGAAACATCAGTCCCCCAGGTGGCCGGAAGGATATTGGCCGAAGGAAACGGCTCCGGTGGACGATGCGGCCTGGAAACGTAGTCTTTCGCAGATCAAAAGCGAACTAAAGGAGTTTGTTGCATTACTGAAAGCGCCGGATGCGGAATTGTATAAGCCTTTTGCCCACGGTGACGGACAGCATTTGTTCCGGGAAGCATTATTGATTGCAGATCATACGAGTTATCATACAGGGGAGATTATTGTGATCAGACGGTTGCTGGGGGCGTGGAAGTAATCAGGAATTGAGGCGCATTCATTCATTCATCCCGGTTTTTAATAACAGGTTATAATCAAAGGGCCGTCAAGCGTTGAAGCAGACGGCCCTTTGATTGATTTTTCTATATTTATCAGCAACTAATTCCTAATTAAATTACACACACAGCCACATACTATCCGCAAACCATTTCTTCTGATCAAAGAAATTCCCTACCGTCTCGAAGCCAGACAGGGTGGCTAGTTGCTCTGCTGCTTCCAGGTCGTACTTCTGTGATATCTCCATGTAGATCGTTTCGTGCAGATCAAAATGGATCGTTTGTTCTCCTATGCGTACATCCTGCTCTTCCAGGCTAACCAGATAGCTTTTGCAGGCGCCTGTACCCGGATCATAGGTAGGGTAGTGGCCAAATTTCGTAATGTCGAAATTGCCGTCCAGTTCCCGGTTGATCCGCTTCAGCAGGTTCAGGTTAAAGTCACGTGTAATGCCTGCACTGTCATTATACGCGTCCAATATGATCTGCGGATGTTTTTTAAGATCAAAGCCGATCATCAGCAGGTCACCAGGCTGAAGGCAACTTCTCAGCTGCCGGCAGAACTTTCTGGCCTCTGCCGGCGTGAAATTACCGATGTTACCACCCATGCAGAGGATAACCTTATTCTTTGCAGATAGGACATTTGCTTCCTTCAGCATATCAAAGTATTCACCGTTCAGCCCATTGACTTTCAGTGATGGCAGTTGTGCGGGTAATGACTGCTCCAGCTGCGTGATCACGTTAGCGGATATATCTACCGGGTAGTACGTGAAGTCCTTTCCGGTGTTGAGTAGTTCTTTTAAAAGATGTATGGATTTGGTCGCATCACCCGCTCCCAGTTCTACGATGTCAAAACGGCTGGTATGTGCAAGAATGGTCTGGCTGATGGCTGCTGACTGTTCCTGCAATATTTCCATTTCGCAGTTGGTCGGATAGTATTCATGGCAACGCATGATCTCCTGGAATAGGCGGTCGCCCTCCGCATCATAAAAATATTTGGAGTCCAGATATTTACTCTTTGCACTGAGTCCGCGGATCACATCCTGAAAGAAAATCTCCCGCCTGTCCTGTTTCACAGGAACTAATACTGTATGCATTACAGAGGTGGTGGCCATAATGTTATGATTAGAGTAATGAGAAATATTATTTCGCCAGTCTGATGCCGGTAAACTGCCAGCGCAGCCCCGGATGGAAGAAATTGCGGTAGGTGGCACGGCTGTGGTTAGGCGGTGTTACTTCCGAACTACCGCGTAAGACCATCTGACTGACCATGAACTTACCATTGTATTCGCCTATTGCGCCGGGTGCTTTTACAAACCCCGGATAAGGCAGGTAGGCGCTTTCTGTCCATTCCCAGCGTTGTCCCCAGGAAAATTGTGCAGATGCTGCTTCCCATTCAAATTCTGTTGGTAAACGGAGTCCTTTCCATGAGGCAAATGCTGTCGCTTCATAATAGCTGATATGACACACCGGGTCGTTGCCATTCACCGGTTGCAATCCCTGCCAGGTGTACTGTTGCCATTGCCCGTCGACATGATGCCAGTAGAGTGGTGCCCTGACTTCGTTTGTCTTTACCCAATCCCAGCCTTCTGCATGCCAGTGACGGAAATCTGTATAACCGCCCGCTTCCATGAACTCCAGGTATTCCGCGTTGGTGACCAGTTGCGTGGCTATACTGTATTGCTGAAGATATACGGTATGTCTGCCCAGTTCGTTGTCAAAACAGAAGCCGTCTCCTTTGTACCCGATATCATACAGGCCTGCTTCCATTTGTACGAAAGGCTCGTCGGATGCAGGTGTCTGATAAGTATCGACTGCCGTGTCAGCATAAGCCGGCATCAGCGGATTATGACCAAGTATGTACTTGATATCTGTATACAGCAGTTCCTGGTGCTGTTCTTCGTGATTGAGTCCTAATACAACCAGTGTACGCAGTTCATCACTCAATGGTGTATCAAGGAAGGACAGCATGGCTTTATCTACGTGCTCACGGTAACGCATCACATCTTCTACCGCAGGACGACTGAGATTACCTCTGTCCGTACGTATGACGCGTGCGCCTACTGTTTCATAATAGCTATTGAATACGAAGTTATAATTTGGATCAAATTCCTTATAACCAGGGAAGTGCGGTTTTAAAAGAAACGTTTCAAAGAACCAGGTAGTGTGTCCGAGATGCCATTTCGGTGGACTCACATCAACAACCGGCTGTACCACATAGTCCTCTGTTTTCAGCGGCGCGCAGATATGCATGGACCTTTTCCGCACGGTGTTAAAATCATTTTTTAATTGCATATACCTTCGTGGTTAGTGATGCTGTAAATATTCCTTTAGATCTGATATAGATTTGATATGCAGGTCAGCGGCCTGTTGTCTGCGCATCATTAATGCATATGTGTTATTAAAGCCAATAGGAGGTAGCCACCTGATCTGGTATTGCTGCATAAAG
The DNA window shown above is from Chitinophaga agri and carries:
- a CDS encoding DinB family protein codes for the protein MSNEHNHDKEVVKTLEALLTGGHAHATFDDAVKGLPAELRGVIPEGIPYSIWQLVEHIRITQWDILEFSRDAKHQSPRWPEGYWPKETAPVDDAAWKRSLSQIKSELKEFVALLKAPDAELYKPFAHGDGQHLFREALLIADHTSYHTGEIIVIRRLLGAWK
- a CDS encoding L-histidine N(alpha)-methyltransferase, coding for MATTSVMHTVLVPVKQDRREIFFQDVIRGLSAKSKYLDSKYFYDAEGDRLFQEIMRCHEYYPTNCEMEILQEQSAAISQTILAHTSRFDIVELGAGDATKSIHLLKELLNTGKDFTYYPVDISANVITQLEQSLPAQLPSLKVNGLNGEYFDMLKEANVLSAKNKVILCMGGNIGNFTPAEARKFCRQLRSCLQPGDLLMIGFDLKKHPQIILDAYNDSAGITRDFNLNLLKRINRELDGNFDITKFGHYPTYDPGTGACKSYLVSLEEQDVRIGEQTIHFDLHETIYMEISQKYDLEAAEQLATLSGFETVGNFFDQKKWFADSMWLCV
- the fabF gene encoding beta-ketoacyl-ACP synthase II, producing MQTLKRAVITGLGALTPIGNNVTDFWNNLVAGKSGAARITKFNPDAFRTQFACELKDYDPTAVLDRNDIRKTDPFTQYALVAAQQAVTDSGLDFSKMDPFDSGVIWGSGQGGMLTFEEQVKEYTNGNYLPRFNPFFVPKLIANMASGMISIRFGLMGINYTTVSACATSNTAIMDALNYIRLGKAKVIITGGSEAPITEASVGGFCAMKAMSTRNDDPATGSRPFDTERDGFVMGEGAAALVVEEYEHAVARGAHIYAELVGAAMTADAYHMTATHPEGLGALQAMKFALKDAELQPADVDYLNAHATSTPVGDLSELAAIRQLFGEAPAHLSISATKSMTGHLLGAAGAIEAIAAILSINNDIIPPTINTTQLDPAIPAGLPIVLKEAIHKKVSVAMSNTFGFGGHNGIVVFKEVK
- a CDS encoding TetR/AcrR family transcriptional regulator, which codes for MQDTKEKIVALADQLIRTRGYNAFSYKDISDPLEIKNAAIHYHFPTKTDLGIAVIDTETERFRVHTAKWAAMPEDKQLKQLFDTFGSKHKQGFVCLMGTLSPDYKTFPEPLQEKVTGMSAAFTDWTAQCLDNGRKKGLFQFDGEPYDRALLVLSNLLASLLMSRVMGPKAFNKITGQLLKDLLKK
- a CDS encoding DUF3820 family protein — encoded protein: MEFAQPDREIFNQLVTMKMPFGKYKDVLLCDLPVSYLEWFQRKGFPDGKLGMLLATVYEIKLNGLTGLLTPLKGK
- a CDS encoding sensor histidine kinase — its product is MNRRRTLRKRLRDAEQQLRLTRLALKQARENYHKMVEEVKDYAILMLDLDGNILNWNKGAEKIKGYTASEIIGKNFRLFYTAKDRTAQVPELLLDAALNDGRVQHEGWRVRKDGTLFWSNVTITAMHDPDRQVTGFLKITHDLTENRLAEENHHLYTEKLENKNRELEQFTYIASHDLQEPLRSISSLAEMIVEQYQGKLDEDADTYLRFITQSVNRMSQLIKGLLDYSRLGKAELDSQVDCNEIMGTVIADLRSAIHDSNAIINIKQLPVLSAYPMELKLLFQNLLSNAIKFRDRNRQLYVNVSACLTDEGWRFQFQDNGIGLDPRFKEKIFEIFQRLHSKSAYEGTGIGLAHCKKIVAMHNGRIWVDSVPGEGSQFYFTISV